In the Ursus arctos isolate Adak ecotype North America unplaced genomic scaffold, UrsArc2.0 scaffold_19, whole genome shotgun sequence genome, one interval contains:
- the LRP3 gene encoding low-density lipoprotein receptor-related protein 3 isoform X1 — translation MEKRAAAGPEGAPGARAQLAVVCLVNIVLTGRLSSAVPALAACSGKLEQHTERRGVIYSPAWPLNYPPGTNCSWYIQGDRGDMITISFRNFDVEESHQCSLDWLMLGPAAPPRQEAFRLCGSAIPPAFISARDHVWIFFHSDASSSGQAQGFRLSYIRGKLGQASCQADEFRCDNGKCLPGPWQCNTVDECGDGSDEGNCSAPASEPPGSLCPGGTFPCSGARSTRCLPAERRCDGTQDCGDGSDEAGCPDLACGRRLGSFYGSFASPDLFGAARGPSDLHCTWLVDTQDPRRVLLQLELRLGYDDYVQVYEGLGERGDRLLQTLSYRSNHRPVSLEAAQGRLTVAYHARARSAGHGFNATYQVKGYCLPWEQPCGSGGEGAAGDAGEQGCFSEPQRCDGWWHCASGRDEQGCPACPPDQYPCEGGSGLCYAPADRCNNQKSCPDGADEKNCFSCQPGTFHCGTNLCIFETWRCDGQEDCQDGSDEHGCLAAVPRKVITAALIGSLVCGLLLVIALGCAFKLYSLRTQEYRAFETQMTRLEAEFVRREAPPSYGQLIAQGLIPPVEDFPVYSASQASVLQNLRTAMRRQMRRHASRRGPSRRRLGRLWNRLFHRPRAPRGQIPLLTAARTSQTVLGDGLLQPASGSTPDPPAPLTDTGSPVAAGDGPPSAPGHAPEVGSAVPPPSGLRDPECRLVDKDRKAGRDPLVDSPASVDMPREPCSAQDPHPPAPTASSTLGPHPPEPLGVCRSPPPPCSPMLEASDDEALLVC, via the exons ATGGAGAAGCGGGCGGCCGCGGGGCCGGAGGGGGCGCCGGGCGCCCGGGCGCAGCTCGCCGTCGTCTGCCTCG TAAACATCGTTCTCACCGGGCGGCTCAGCAGTGCAGTTCCTGCCTTAG CCGCCTGTAGTGGGAAGCTGGAGCAGCACACGGAAAGGCGCGGCGTCATCTACAGCCCGGCCTGGCCCCTCAACTACCCGCCGGGCACCAACTGCAGCTGGTACATCCAGGGTGACCGTGGGGACATGATCACCATCAG CTTCCGCAATTTCGACGTGGAGGAGTCCCACCAGTGCTCCCTGGACTGGCTCATGCTGGGCCCAGCAGCCCCGCCCCGCCAGGAGGCCTTCCGGCTCTGCGGCTCTGCCATCCCACCTGCCTTCATCTCGGCCAGGGACCACGTCTGGATCTTCTTCCACTCCGATGCCTCCAGCTCCGGCCAGGCCCAGGGCTTCCGTCTGTCATACATCCGAG GGAAGCTGGGCCAGGCGTCCTGCCAGGCCGACGAGTTCCGCTGCGACAACGGCAAGTGCCTGCCGGGCCCATGGCAGTGCAACACGGTGGATGAGTGCGGCGACGGCTCGGACGAGGGCAACTGCTCGGCGCCTGCCTCTGAGCCACCGGGCAGCCTGTGCCCCGGAGGCACCTTCCCCTGCAGCGGGGCGCGCTCCACGCGCTGCCTGCCCGCGGAGCGGCGCTGCGACGGCACGCAGGACTGCGGGGACGGCTCCGACGAGGCTGGCTGTCCCGACCTAGCGTGCGGCCGGCGGCTGGGCAGCTTCTACGGCTCCTTCGCCTCCCCGGACCTGTTCGGCGCGGCGCGCGGGCCCTCGGACCTGCACTGCACGTGGCTGGTGGACACGCAGGACCCGCGGCGTGTGCTGCTGCAGCTGGAGCTGCGTCTGGGCTACGATGACTACGTGCAGGTGTATGAGGGCCTGGGTGAGCGCGGCGACCGCCTGCTGCAGACGCTGTCCTACCGCAGCAACCACCGGCCCGTGAGCCTCGAGGCCGCCCAGGGCCGCCTCACCGTGGCCTACCACGCCCGCGCCCGCAGCGCCGGCCACGGCTTCAACGCCACCTATCAGGTGAAGGGCTACTGCCTCCCGTGGGAGCAGCCGTGCGGGAGCGGCGGCGAGGGGGCTGCGGGCGACGCGGGCGAGCAGGGCTGCTtctccgagccccagcgctgCGACGGCTGGTGGCACTGCGCCAGCGGCCGCGACGAGCAGGgctgccctgcctgcccaccGGACCAGTACCCCTGCGAGGGTGGCAGCGGCCTGTGCTACGCGCCCGCCGACCGCTGCAACAACCAGAAGAGCTGCCCGGACGGTGCCGACGAGAAGAACTGCTTCTCCTGCCAGCCCGGCACCTTCCACTGCGGCACCAACCTGTGCATTTTCGAGACGTGGCGCTGCGACGGCCAGGAGGACTGCCAGGACGGCAGCGACGAGCACGGCTGCCTGGCGGCCGTGCCCCGCAAGGTCATCACGGCGGCGCTCATCGGCAGCCTGGTGTGCGGCCTGCTGCTGGTCATCGCGCTGGGCTGCGCCTTCAAGCTCTACTCGCTGCGCACACAGGAGTACAG GGCCTTCGAGACCCAGATGACGCGCCTGGAGGCCGAGTTTGTGCGGCGGGAGGCACCCCCGTCCTACGGGCAGCTCATCGCACAGGGCCTCATTCCACCCGTGGAGGACTTCCCCGTCTACAGTGCGTCCCAG GCCTCGGTGCTACAGAACCTTCGTACAGCCATGCGGCGACAGATGCGCCGCCACGCCTCCCGCCGAGGGCCGTCCCGCCGCCGCCTTGGCCGACTCTGGAACCGGCTCTTTCACCGGCCGCGGGCGCCGCGGGGACAGATCCCACTGCTGACGGCCGCACGCACCTCACAGACGGTGCTAGGCGATGGGCTCCTCCAGCCTGCATCAGGGAGCACCCCGGACCCCCCGGCACCCCTCACGGACACAGGCAGCCCCGTGGCAGCTGGGGACGGGCCCCCCAGTGCCCCAGGCCACGCGCCAGAAGTGGGATCTGCCGTGCCGCCCCCCTCTGGCCTGCGGGACCCGGAGTGCAGGCTGGTGGACAAGGACAGAAAAGCCGGCAGGGACCCTCTGGTGGACAGCCCGGCGTCCGTGGACATGCCTCGGGAGCCCTGCTCGGCCCAGGACCCTCACCCCCCGGCTCCCACTGCCAGCAGCACCCTAGGCCCCCACCCACCAGAGCCACTGGGTGTCTGCAGGAGTCCCCCACCGCCCTGCTCCCCAATGTTGGAGGCCAGTGACGATGAGGCCCTGCTGGTCTGCTGA
- the LRP3 gene encoding low-density lipoprotein receptor-related protein 3 isoform X2: MVFRNFDVEESHQCSLDWLMLGPAAPPRQEAFRLCGSAIPPAFISARDHVWIFFHSDASSSGQAQGFRLSYIRGKLGQASCQADEFRCDNGKCLPGPWQCNTVDECGDGSDEGNCSAPASEPPGSLCPGGTFPCSGARSTRCLPAERRCDGTQDCGDGSDEAGCPDLACGRRLGSFYGSFASPDLFGAARGPSDLHCTWLVDTQDPRRVLLQLELRLGYDDYVQVYEGLGERGDRLLQTLSYRSNHRPVSLEAAQGRLTVAYHARARSAGHGFNATYQVKGYCLPWEQPCGSGGEGAAGDAGEQGCFSEPQRCDGWWHCASGRDEQGCPACPPDQYPCEGGSGLCYAPADRCNNQKSCPDGADEKNCFSCQPGTFHCGTNLCIFETWRCDGQEDCQDGSDEHGCLAAVPRKVITAALIGSLVCGLLLVIALGCAFKLYSLRTQEYRAFETQMTRLEAEFVRREAPPSYGQLIAQGLIPPVEDFPVYSASQASVLQNLRTAMRRQMRRHASRRGPSRRRLGRLWNRLFHRPRAPRGQIPLLTAARTSQTVLGDGLLQPASGSTPDPPAPLTDTGSPVAAGDGPPSAPGHAPEVGSAVPPPSGLRDPECRLVDKDRKAGRDPLVDSPASVDMPREPCSAQDPHPPAPTASSTLGPHPPEPLGVCRSPPPPCSPMLEASDDEALLVC; encoded by the exons ATGGT CTTCCGCAATTTCGACGTGGAGGAGTCCCACCAGTGCTCCCTGGACTGGCTCATGCTGGGCCCAGCAGCCCCGCCCCGCCAGGAGGCCTTCCGGCTCTGCGGCTCTGCCATCCCACCTGCCTTCATCTCGGCCAGGGACCACGTCTGGATCTTCTTCCACTCCGATGCCTCCAGCTCCGGCCAGGCCCAGGGCTTCCGTCTGTCATACATCCGAG GGAAGCTGGGCCAGGCGTCCTGCCAGGCCGACGAGTTCCGCTGCGACAACGGCAAGTGCCTGCCGGGCCCATGGCAGTGCAACACGGTGGATGAGTGCGGCGACGGCTCGGACGAGGGCAACTGCTCGGCGCCTGCCTCTGAGCCACCGGGCAGCCTGTGCCCCGGAGGCACCTTCCCCTGCAGCGGGGCGCGCTCCACGCGCTGCCTGCCCGCGGAGCGGCGCTGCGACGGCACGCAGGACTGCGGGGACGGCTCCGACGAGGCTGGCTGTCCCGACCTAGCGTGCGGCCGGCGGCTGGGCAGCTTCTACGGCTCCTTCGCCTCCCCGGACCTGTTCGGCGCGGCGCGCGGGCCCTCGGACCTGCACTGCACGTGGCTGGTGGACACGCAGGACCCGCGGCGTGTGCTGCTGCAGCTGGAGCTGCGTCTGGGCTACGATGACTACGTGCAGGTGTATGAGGGCCTGGGTGAGCGCGGCGACCGCCTGCTGCAGACGCTGTCCTACCGCAGCAACCACCGGCCCGTGAGCCTCGAGGCCGCCCAGGGCCGCCTCACCGTGGCCTACCACGCCCGCGCCCGCAGCGCCGGCCACGGCTTCAACGCCACCTATCAGGTGAAGGGCTACTGCCTCCCGTGGGAGCAGCCGTGCGGGAGCGGCGGCGAGGGGGCTGCGGGCGACGCGGGCGAGCAGGGCTGCTtctccgagccccagcgctgCGACGGCTGGTGGCACTGCGCCAGCGGCCGCGACGAGCAGGgctgccctgcctgcccaccGGACCAGTACCCCTGCGAGGGTGGCAGCGGCCTGTGCTACGCGCCCGCCGACCGCTGCAACAACCAGAAGAGCTGCCCGGACGGTGCCGACGAGAAGAACTGCTTCTCCTGCCAGCCCGGCACCTTCCACTGCGGCACCAACCTGTGCATTTTCGAGACGTGGCGCTGCGACGGCCAGGAGGACTGCCAGGACGGCAGCGACGAGCACGGCTGCCTGGCGGCCGTGCCCCGCAAGGTCATCACGGCGGCGCTCATCGGCAGCCTGGTGTGCGGCCTGCTGCTGGTCATCGCGCTGGGCTGCGCCTTCAAGCTCTACTCGCTGCGCACACAGGAGTACAG GGCCTTCGAGACCCAGATGACGCGCCTGGAGGCCGAGTTTGTGCGGCGGGAGGCACCCCCGTCCTACGGGCAGCTCATCGCACAGGGCCTCATTCCACCCGTGGAGGACTTCCCCGTCTACAGTGCGTCCCAG GCCTCGGTGCTACAGAACCTTCGTACAGCCATGCGGCGACAGATGCGCCGCCACGCCTCCCGCCGAGGGCCGTCCCGCCGCCGCCTTGGCCGACTCTGGAACCGGCTCTTTCACCGGCCGCGGGCGCCGCGGGGACAGATCCCACTGCTGACGGCCGCACGCACCTCACAGACGGTGCTAGGCGATGGGCTCCTCCAGCCTGCATCAGGGAGCACCCCGGACCCCCCGGCACCCCTCACGGACACAGGCAGCCCCGTGGCAGCTGGGGACGGGCCCCCCAGTGCCCCAGGCCACGCGCCAGAAGTGGGATCTGCCGTGCCGCCCCCCTCTGGCCTGCGGGACCCGGAGTGCAGGCTGGTGGACAAGGACAGAAAAGCCGGCAGGGACCCTCTGGTGGACAGCCCGGCGTCCGTGGACATGCCTCGGGAGCCCTGCTCGGCCCAGGACCCTCACCCCCCGGCTCCCACTGCCAGCAGCACCCTAGGCCCCCACCCACCAGAGCCACTGGGTGTCTGCAGGAGTCCCCCACCGCCCTGCTCCCCAATGTTGGAGGCCAGTGACGATGAGGCCCTGCTGGTCTGCTGA
- the SLC7A10 gene encoding asc-type amino acid transporter 1 — MAGHTQQPSGRRNPGPAPSPSPGPGPGPGASERVALKKEIGLVSACTIIIGNIIGSGIFISPKGVLEHSGSVGLALFVWVLGGGVTALGSLCYAELGVAIPKSGGDYAYVTEIFGGLAGFLLLWSAVLIMYPTSLAVISMTFSNYVLQPVFPNCIPPATASRALSMACLMLLTWVNSSSVRWATRIQDIFTGGKLLALSLIIGVGFVQIFQGHFEELRPSNAFDFWMTPSVGHLALAFLQGSFAFSGWNFLNYVTEELVDPRKNLPRAIVISIPLVTSVYTFTNIAYFTAMSPQELLASNAVAVTFGEKLLGYFSWVMPVSVALSTFGGINGYLFTSSRLCFSGAREGHLPSLLAMIHVRRCTPIPALLVCCGATAVIMLVGDTYTLINYVSFINYLCYGVTVLGLLVLRWRRPALHRPIKVNLLVPVAYLVFWAFLLVFSFISEPVVCGVGVTIVLTGVPVFFLGVFWRSKPKCVHRLTESVTRWGQELCFVVYPQGAPEEEENGPCQPSPLPAMDKALKTQ, encoded by the exons GAAACATCATCGGCTCGGGCATCTTCATTTCCCCCAAGGGGGTCCTGGAGCACTCAGGCTCTGTGGGTCTGGCCCTCTTCGTCTGGGTCCTGGGTGGAGGCGTCACTGCCCTGGGCTCCCTCTGCTACGCGGAGCTGGGAGTCGCCATCCCCAAGTCTGGCGGGGACTATGCCTATGTCACCGAGATCTTCGGGGGCCTGGCTGG CTTCCTCCTGCTCTGGAGTGCGGTCCTCATCATGTACCCAACCAGCCTGGCAGTCATCTCCATGACCTTCTCGAACTACGTGCTGCAGCCCGTGTTCCCCAACTGCATCCCCCCAGCCACCGCCTCCCGCGCACTCTCCATGGCCTGCCTGA tGCTCCTGACGTGGGTGAACAGCTCCAGCGTGCGCTGGGCCACGCGCATCCAGGACATCTTCACCGGCGGGAAGCTGCTGGCCCTGTCCCTCATCATTGGCGTGGGCTTTGTCCAGATCTTCCAAG GACACTTCGAGGAGCTGAGGCCCAGCAATGCCTTTGACTTCTGGATGACACCCTCTGTGGGTCACCTGGCCCTGGCCTTCCTGCAGGGCTCCTTTGCCTTCAGCGGCTGGAACTTCCTCAACTACGTCACTGAGGAGCTGGTCGACCCTCGAAA gaacCTACCTCGTGCCATCGTCATCTCCATCCCGCTGGTGACCTCTGTGTACACCTTCACCAACATCGCCTACTTCACTGCCATGTCCCCCCAGGAGCTGCTGGCCTCTAACGCAGTGGCCGTG ACCTTCGGGGAGAAGCTGCTGGGCTACTTTTCTTGGGTCATGCCCGTCTCCGTGGCACTTTCCACTTTTGGAGGGATCAACGGCTACCTGTTCACCTCCTCCAG ACTGTGCTTCTCTGGGGCCCGAGAGGGGCACCTGCCCAGCCTGCTGGCCATGATCCATGTCAGACGCtgcacccccatccctgccctcctCGTCTGT TGCGGGGCCACAGCGGTCATCATGCTTGTGGGAGACACGTACACGCTCATCAACTACGTGTCCTTCATCAACTATCTTTGCTACGGCGTCACCGTCCTGGGCCTGCTCGTGCTGCGCTGGAGGCGGCCGGCGCTTCACAGGCCCATCAAG GTGAACCTCCTGGTCCCTGTCGCATACTTGGTTTTCTGGGCCTTCCTGCTGGTCTTCAGCTTCATCTCGGAGCCCGTGGTGTGTGGGGTTGGCGTGACCATCGTCCTCACAGGGGTGCCTGTTTTCTTCCTGGGGGTGTTCTGGAGAAGCAAACCAAAGTGTGTGCACAGACTCACAG AGTCTGTGACACGCTGGGGCCAGGAGCTGTGTTTCGTGGTCTACCCCCAGGGTGCCCCCGAGGAGGAGGAAAATGGCCCCTGCCAGCCCTCCCCGCTGCCCGCCATGGACAAGGCCTTGAAGACACAGTGA